From Aquipuribacter sp. SD81, one genomic window encodes:
- a CDS encoding ATP-binding cassette domain-containing protein, which translates to MTDIITAEGLVKTYGSVRALDGFDLAVAPGTVMGLLGPNGAGKTTSVRVFTTLLRPDSGRATVDGLDVVRDAAALRSRIGVSGQYAAVDENLTGFENLDMVGRLYHLGARASRARAEELLERFDLADAGRRPVGTYSGGMRRRLDLAGALVAQPTVLFLDEPTTGLDPRSRIGMWDVIAELVSGGTTLLLTTQYLEEADRLADRIAVIDRGKVIALGTADDLKDQVGGSRIEVTVAAAEQLEPARSALASLCRGEVGVEEHTRTLTAPVTGGTGMLVDGLRALDAAGVDVLDAGIRRPTLDDVFLTLTGHAAEESDDKEGVSA; encoded by the coding sequence GCCGAGGGGCTCGTCAAGACCTACGGCTCGGTGCGGGCGCTCGACGGCTTCGACCTCGCCGTCGCCCCCGGCACCGTCATGGGGCTGCTCGGCCCCAACGGCGCGGGCAAGACCACGTCCGTGCGCGTCTTCACCACGCTGCTGCGTCCCGACAGCGGCCGCGCGACGGTCGACGGGCTCGACGTCGTGCGCGACGCGGCCGCGCTCCGCTCGCGCATCGGCGTGTCCGGGCAGTACGCCGCCGTCGACGAGAACCTCACCGGGTTCGAGAACCTCGACATGGTCGGCCGGCTCTACCACCTCGGCGCCCGGGCCTCCCGCGCCCGCGCCGAGGAGCTGCTCGAGCGCTTCGACCTCGCCGACGCGGGCCGCCGGCCGGTCGGCACGTACTCCGGCGGCATGCGCCGCCGTCTCGACCTCGCGGGCGCCCTCGTCGCGCAGCCGACCGTGCTGTTCCTCGACGAGCCCACGACGGGGCTGGACCCGCGCAGCCGCATCGGCATGTGGGACGTCATCGCCGAGCTCGTCTCCGGCGGCACGACGCTGCTGCTCACCACGCAGTACCTCGAGGAGGCGGACCGGCTCGCGGACCGGATCGCCGTCATCGACCGCGGCAAGGTGATCGCCCTCGGCACGGCCGACGACCTCAAGGACCAGGTCGGCGGGTCGCGCATCGAGGTCACCGTCGCCGCGGCCGAGCAGCTCGAGCCGGCCCGCTCCGCCCTCGCGTCGCTGTGCCGCGGCGAGGTCGGCGTCGAGGAGCACACGCGCACCCTCACGGCCCCCGTCACCGGGGGCACGGGCATGCTCGTCGACGGCCTGCGCGCCCTCGACGCCGCCGGCGTCGACGTGCTCGACGCCGGCATCCGCCGCCCCACGCTGGACGACGTCTTCCTCACCCTCACCGGCCACGCGGCCGAGGAGTCCGACGACAAGGAAGGGGTGAGCGCGTGA